From Chryseobacterium gallinarum, one genomic window encodes:
- a CDS encoding NADH:flavin oxidoreductase, giving the protein MSTSSLFKPFQYKNLQLKNRIVMAPMTRAQSDNGVPTQKIADYYGRRAASEVGLILSEGTVINRPGSKNLRNIPDFYGQEALNGWKNVIDTVHRNGGKMGPQIWHVGDTRMSEEYPLVAMEKASTMTIEDIQDTIAQFAASAKSAKDLGFDCLEIHGAHGYLIDQFFWEVTNTRTDEYGGKTLKERSRFAVDVVKAIRAAVGEDFTIIIRLSQWKQQDYTTKLALTPNEMEDWLLPLKEAGVDIFHCSQRRFWEPEFEGSDLNFAGWAKKVTGQPTITVGSVGLNGDFLNAFAGQGTEKKDLSELIRRLDNEEFDLVAVGRAILQDYEWVKKIKDGNTEALLDFSAESMGVLF; this is encoded by the coding sequence ATGAGCACATCATCATTATTTAAACCGTTTCAATATAAAAATTTACAACTTAAAAATAGAATCGTAATGGCTCCGATGACCAGAGCACAATCTGATAACGGAGTCCCTACTCAGAAAATTGCAGATTACTATGGTAGAAGAGCTGCTTCAGAAGTAGGTTTAATTCTTTCAGAAGGTACCGTAATCAACAGGCCAGGGTCAAAAAACCTCCGGAATATTCCTGATTTCTACGGGCAGGAAGCTTTAAACGGCTGGAAAAATGTAATTGATACCGTTCACCGGAATGGTGGGAAAATGGGACCACAAATCTGGCACGTGGGAGATACCAGAATGTCTGAAGAATATCCTCTTGTGGCAATGGAAAAGGCTTCTACCATGACGATCGAAGATATCCAGGATACCATAGCACAGTTTGCAGCTTCTGCAAAATCTGCAAAAGACCTTGGTTTTGACTGCCTTGAAATTCATGGAGCACATGGATACCTGATTGACCAGTTTTTCTGGGAAGTAACCAATACCAGAACGGATGAATACGGAGGTAAAACCCTGAAAGAAAGAAGCAGATTTGCCGTAGATGTAGTGAAAGCAATCAGGGCTGCAGTAGGAGAAGACTTTACTATTATCATCCGTCTTTCACAATGGAAACAACAGGATTATACAACTAAATTAGCGCTTACTCCAAACGAAATGGAAGACTGGCTACTGCCACTGAAAGAAGCAGGAGTAGATATTTTCCACTGCTCACAGCGTCGTTTCTGGGAACCGGAATTTGAAGGCTCTGATTTAAACTTTGCAGGATGGGCCAAAAAAGTTACCGGCCAGCCGACAATTACTGTAGGATCTGTTGGCTTGAACGGTGATTTCCTGAATGCCTTTGCGGGCCAGGGAACTGAAAAAAAGGACTTATCTGAGCTGATTAGAAGGCTGGACAATGAAGAGTTTGATCTTGTTGCGGTAGGAAGAGCCATCTTGCAGGATTACGAATGGGTAAAGAAGATCAAAGATGGGAATACTGAAGCCTTACTCGATTTTTCAGCGGAAAGTATGGGGGTATTATTTTAA
- a CDS encoding T9SS type A sorting domain-containing protein: MENNHNIDQQFNEASKLSEEPTVFPGFEKVWTAVEEKLDKKEEKKKSIPFWLPYGIAASLLIGLGTFYFLDKNDKTEPVQPAITGNDKNSMPAEQVKKIDSTIKYHLQDKTISPSVPVIAYEPASVTIKEPLSFSSKPVLQEVQENSSGDEKMLHEDTLKRQNIEEVAMVAPRMSIRKETVVTNASTMLIASTDKGVMRPSTSVATLRGSIAGIETSSAIRGKEEIRIRGAAGIDGRFTGPLYVIDGIPVGQKGGVLSMLESEKIKEVKVIKGTEAAALYGSRAHNGVVIITTTGLSQSEVEVLKKMASESSGEIIKEPEEPEKELPEAGQLTAGEVNDFSKWDYWKDIAAPSLEMYKQRWGFFPDRRVSVQLVNKDGKPVAGESLTLLDDRKNVIWESVSDNLGNAELWIGAMMNENLLKMKPRKYHIADETGQIISTNVKEFKNGQNLIVLNRPCLEKRTLDLAFVVDATGSMGDEISYLQSELLDVLKKVESKLKGTKVRYGSVFYRDQGDEYVTRKFDFSDNAEELVSFIKKQKAAGGGDTPEAVTEALQVSIDELKWSSENSTKIMFLILDAPPHQSEENTKKLYDKIKMAAQKGITIIPLAASDTDKETEYLMRTFALLTNGTYTFLTNDSGIGNHHIKPSADSYEVEKLNDLLLRLILQRATLPKCGPGISNENINKKMETEIHNQKNTQTVVFPNPTKGPLQIKTKNRIEELFVYDVAGKIIMRRENLEADKNTIDLTSYPQGTYLIRVKTNAEWETFKIIKN; this comes from the coding sequence ATGGAAAATAATCATAATATAGATCAACAATTCAATGAAGCTTCGAAGCTTTCAGAAGAGCCGACAGTATTTCCCGGTTTTGAAAAAGTTTGGACTGCAGTTGAAGAAAAGCTCGATAAAAAAGAAGAAAAAAAGAAGAGTATTCCTTTCTGGCTTCCCTATGGAATAGCTGCAAGTTTGCTGATAGGGTTAGGAACGTTTTATTTTCTGGATAAAAATGATAAGACAGAACCTGTACAGCCGGCAATAACTGGGAACGATAAGAACTCCATGCCTGCAGAACAAGTTAAAAAGATTGATAGCACAATAAAATATCATCTTCAGGATAAAACTATTTCCCCTTCAGTACCGGTCATTGCTTATGAACCTGCTTCTGTTACAATAAAAGAACCTCTTTCTTTTTCTTCAAAACCCGTTTTACAGGAAGTTCAGGAAAATAGTTCCGGAGATGAAAAGATGTTGCATGAAGATACTTTAAAAAGGCAAAACATTGAGGAAGTTGCCATGGTTGCTCCCCGAATGTCAATTCGGAAAGAAACAGTTGTCACCAATGCATCAACAATGCTGATTGCTTCTACAGATAAGGGGGTAATGAGACCTTCAACATCAGTAGCCACTTTGAGAGGAAGTATAGCCGGAATAGAAACCTCTTCCGCTATCAGGGGAAAAGAAGAAATACGCATCCGGGGAGCGGCGGGTATTGATGGCAGGTTTACAGGTCCCTTATATGTTATCGATGGAATTCCTGTAGGGCAAAAAGGAGGAGTTCTTTCCATGCTGGAATCTGAAAAAATTAAAGAGGTAAAAGTAATCAAAGGGACAGAAGCTGCAGCTTTGTATGGAAGCCGGGCTCATAATGGAGTGGTAATCATTACCACAACAGGGTTGTCTCAATCAGAAGTGGAAGTATTGAAGAAAATGGCTTCAGAAAGCAGTGGGGAAATTATAAAAGAACCTGAAGAACCGGAAAAAGAACTTCCGGAAGCAGGTCAGCTGACTGCCGGAGAAGTCAATGATTTTTCTAAATGGGATTATTGGAAGGATATTGCAGCCCCTTCTCTTGAAATGTATAAACAGAGATGGGGGTTCTTTCCGGACAGGAGGGTGTCTGTTCAACTGGTGAATAAAGACGGTAAACCGGTAGCAGGAGAAAGCCTTACATTACTGGATGACAGGAAAAACGTGATCTGGGAGTCTGTTTCGGATAATCTTGGAAATGCGGAACTATGGATTGGGGCCATGATGAATGAAAACCTTTTGAAAATGAAGCCCAGGAAGTATCATATAGCTGATGAAACAGGACAAATTATAAGCACGAATGTTAAGGAATTTAAAAACGGCCAGAATCTGATTGTACTAAACAGACCTTGTTTGGAAAAACGTACATTGGATCTTGCTTTTGTAGTAGATGCCACAGGCTCTATGGGGGATGAGATTTCTTATCTTCAGTCTGAGCTTTTGGATGTTCTGAAGAAAGTGGAAAGCAAGCTTAAAGGGACAAAAGTAAGATATGGTTCAGTTTTTTACAGAGACCAGGGTGATGAGTATGTAACACGTAAATTTGATTTTTCAGATAACGCTGAAGAACTGGTGAGCTTTATTAAAAAACAAAAAGCAGCAGGTGGGGGAGATACTCCTGAAGCTGTGACAGAAGCACTTCAGGTTTCTATTGATGAATTGAAATGGAGCAGTGAAAATTCAACTAAAATCATGTTTTTAATTCTGGATGCACCACCTCATCAATCGGAAGAAAATACAAAAAAGCTGTATGATAAAATAAAAATGGCAGCTCAAAAAGGAATTACTATTATCCCGCTGGCTGCCAGTGATACAGATAAAGAAACAGAATACCTGATGAGGACTTTTGCTTTGCTGACCAACGGAACCTATACTTTCCTTACCAATGACAGCGGAATTGGAAATCATCATATAAAGCCCTCAGCAGATTCTTATGAAGTGGAAAAACTGAATGATTTATTATTGAGGCTGATTCTCCAGAGAGCCACTTTACCGAAATGTGGACCAGGAATTTCCAATGAAAACATCAATAAGAAAATGGAAACTGAAATACATAATCAGAAGAATACCCAAACTGTAGTGTTCCCTAATCCGACAAAAGGGCCTCTACAAATAAAGACAAAAAACAGGATTGAAGAACTTTTCGTCTATGATGTGGCGGGTAAAATTATCATGAGAAGAGAAAACCTTGAAGCAGATAAGAACACCATTGATCTGACCTCTTATCCGCAGGGGACTTACCTGATCCGGGTGAAAACCAATGCAGAATGGGAAACGTTTAAGATCATTAAAAATTAG
- a CDS encoding polyprenyl synthetase family protein, protein MKLFEQKFYESMQSKVPLLDKVTRFIVTTKGKQMRPMFVFLCAKLVGDVTEKTYRGASMIELIHTATLVHDDVVDESFKRRNFFSINALWKNKIAVLVGDYLLSKSVLLSTDHKDYDLLGVISRTIREMSEGELLQLEKARKLDITEDVYYEIIRQKTATLIAACCEIGVLSNSTDENLAKKMMDFGTYTGMAFQIKDDLFDYLSSNVIGKPVGIDIKEQKMTLPLIYTLKKADEKDRKYYFNTIKRYNNNPKRVKELIEFVKSSGGLEYAITVMKDFQQKAKNILNEFPDSQARKSLHSMLDYVIERKF, encoded by the coding sequence ATGAAACTTTTCGAGCAGAAGTTTTATGAATCGATGCAGAGTAAAGTGCCTTTACTAGACAAAGTAACCCGTTTTATTGTTACAACCAAGGGAAAGCAAATGCGTCCTATGTTTGTCTTCCTTTGTGCCAAACTGGTAGGAGATGTTACGGAAAAAACCTATCGCGGTGCTTCAATGATTGAGCTGATTCATACCGCTACTTTAGTACATGATGATGTGGTGGATGAAAGCTTTAAAAGAAGAAATTTTTTTTCTATCAACGCGTTATGGAAGAATAAGATTGCCGTATTGGTGGGAGATTATCTTTTGTCAAAATCAGTATTGTTATCTACAGATCACAAAGATTACGATTTGCTTGGAGTGATTTCGAGAACCATCCGTGAAATGTCGGAAGGAGAGCTGCTTCAGTTGGAAAAAGCAAGGAAACTGGATATTACGGAGGATGTTTATTATGAAATCATCCGCCAGAAAACTGCTACTTTAATTGCGGCTTGTTGTGAAATCGGGGTACTTTCTAACAGTACCGATGAAAATCTTGCCAAAAAGATGATGGACTTCGGAACCTATACCGGAATGGCTTTTCAGATCAAGGATGACCTCTTTGATTATCTGAGCTCTAACGTGATTGGTAAGCCGGTGGGGATTGATATCAAAGAACAAAAAATGACACTGCCTCTGATCTATACTTTAAAAAAAGCCGATGAAAAGGACAGGAAATATTATTTTAATACAATAAAGCGATATAATAACAATCCCAAAAGAGTTAAAGAGCTGATAGAGTTTGTAAAAAGTTCCGGAGGATTGGAATATGCAATTACAGTCATGAAAGATTTTCAACAAAAAGCGAAAAATATTCTGAATGAATTTCCGGATTCTCAAGCAAGAAAATCGCTCCACAGTATGCTTGATTATGTAATAGAACGAAAATTTTAA
- a CDS encoding alpha-ketoacid dehydrogenase subunit alpha/beta → MQTTYIETQQISFQDFKNQILEDYKLGRVSREMSYLGRREVLTGKAKFGIFGDGKELPQLAMAKVFRNGDFRSGYYRDQTFALAVGALTVESFFAQMYADTNVEREPASAGRQMNGHFATRSLNEDGSWKDLTAQKNISSDISPTAGQMPRLLGLAQASTIYKSVTFEGSEKFSKGGNEVAFGTIGDASTAEGHFWETLNAACALQVPMIVSIWDDGYGISVPTKNQRAKADISEMLSGFQRKEGEKQGCEIIQVKAWDYPALLDAYAKAEHFARTESIPVVVHVVDVTQPQGHSTSGSHERYKNEERLAWEAEFDGLAKFKEWILNYSIEIDGKEEVIATAEELDAIDEEAKKTAKAGQKAAWDNYQKTITDLIQSILPLVENLKGQNAEVETYINQFNKLVSKAKKDVFHLARKVLLATRGTNSAERNQLMQKYNEVAEIEKDNYSSHLYSESQWKAENIKEIKPVYSDSSEEVDGRVVIRNNFDKIFSKYPETLIFGEDTGNIGDVNQGLEGMQEKYGALRVADTGIREATILGQGIGMAMRGLRPIAEIQYLDYVLYCLQGMSDDLATVQYRTKGGQKAPLIIRTRGHRLEGIWHSGSPMAGILNLSKGILVLVPRNLTKAAGFYNTMLQADEPAIIVECLNGYRLKEKQPDNLGEFTVPVGKIEVTKEGTDVTLVTYGSTWRIVTEAANELEKLGISAEVIDIQSLIPFDLSHEIAESVKKTNRLVVIDEDVEGGTTGFILQQILEKQKAFRYLDSDPLTISANDHRPAYASDGDYFSKPSADDMVEKIYAMFNEANPQKYPAIF, encoded by the coding sequence ATGCAAACAACTTATATTGAAACACAGCAAATTTCCTTTCAAGATTTTAAAAATCAGATACTTGAGGATTACAAGTTGGGAAGGGTTTCTCGTGAAATGTCGTATCTTGGAAGAAGAGAAGTACTTACAGGAAAAGCTAAATTTGGAATTTTTGGCGATGGTAAGGAGCTGCCTCAGTTGGCAATGGCGAAGGTTTTCAGAAATGGAGATTTCCGTTCAGGGTATTACAGGGATCAGACTTTTGCATTGGCAGTAGGTGCTTTAACGGTGGAAAGCTTCTTTGCACAGATGTATGCAGATACAAATGTGGAAAGAGAGCCCGCTTCAGCTGGAAGACAGATGAACGGTCACTTTGCAACAAGAAGTTTGAATGAAGATGGAAGCTGGAAGGATCTTACGGCACAGAAGAATATTTCTTCCGATATATCCCCTACGGCAGGACAAATGCCGAGATTGTTGGGATTGGCACAGGCTTCTACCATTTATAAAAGTGTAACATTTGAAGGATCTGAAAAGTTTTCGAAAGGAGGAAATGAGGTTGCTTTTGGTACCATTGGAGATGCTTCTACAGCAGAAGGTCATTTCTGGGAAACATTAAATGCAGCCTGTGCACTTCAGGTACCTATGATTGTTTCTATATGGGATGACGGATATGGGATTTCGGTTCCTACCAAAAATCAAAGAGCAAAGGCAGATATAAGCGAAATGCTAAGCGGTTTCCAGAGAAAAGAAGGGGAAAAACAGGGTTGTGAGATTATCCAGGTAAAAGCCTGGGATTATCCCGCATTATTGGATGCTTATGCTAAAGCAGAACATTTTGCAAGAACAGAAAGCATTCCTGTAGTGGTTCACGTGGTGGATGTTACCCAGCCTCAAGGCCACTCTACATCAGGGTCTCACGAAAGATACAAAAATGAAGAACGTCTTGCCTGGGAAGCAGAATTCGACGGATTGGCAAAATTCAAGGAATGGATTCTGAATTATTCTATTGAAATTGACGGAAAAGAAGAAGTTATCGCTACAGCTGAAGAACTGGATGCAATAGATGAAGAAGCGAAAAAAACAGCAAAAGCAGGACAAAAAGCTGCCTGGGACAACTATCAGAAAACTATTACAGACTTAATTCAATCCATTTTACCTTTAGTGGAAAACCTTAAAGGTCAGAATGCTGAAGTAGAAACTTATATTAACCAGTTTAATAAATTGGTTTCCAAAGCTAAAAAAGATGTCTTCCATTTGGCAAGAAAAGTGTTATTGGCTACAAGGGGAACTAATTCTGCGGAAAGAAACCAGCTGATGCAGAAATACAATGAGGTAGCTGAAATTGAAAAAGATAACTATTCTTCTCACCTGTATTCAGAATCTCAATGGAAAGCTGAAAATATCAAAGAAATCAAGCCGGTATATTCTGACAGTTCTGAAGAGGTAGACGGAAGAGTAGTGATCAGAAACAACTTCGACAAAATTTTCTCAAAATATCCTGAAACCTTAATCTTTGGTGAAGATACCGGAAACATCGGTGATGTAAACCAGGGATTGGAAGGAATGCAGGAGAAATACGGTGCATTGCGCGTCGCTGATACAGGGATTCGTGAAGCTACTATTTTAGGCCAGGGTATTGGTATGGCGATGAGAGGTCTGAGACCGATTGCTGAAATCCAGTACCTGGATTATGTTCTTTACTGTTTACAGGGAATGAGTGATGACCTGGCCACTGTACAATATAGGACTAAAGGAGGTCAGAAAGCTCCTCTGATCATCAGAACAAGAGGACACAGATTAGAAGGGATCTGGCATTCAGGTTCTCCGATGGCAGGAATCCTGAACCTTTCAAAAGGTATTTTAGTATTGGTTCCAAGAAACCTTACGAAAGCAGCAGGTTTCTATAATACAATGCTTCAGGCGGATGAGCCGGCCATTATCGTGGAATGTCTGAACGGATACAGATTGAAGGAGAAACAACCTGATAACCTAGGTGAATTTACAGTTCCTGTAGGAAAAATAGAAGTGACCAAAGAAGGTACAGATGTTACTTTGGTAACTTATGGCTCTACATGGAGAATTGTAACGGAAGCAGCCAACGAACTGGAGAAATTAGGTATTTCCGCAGAGGTCATTGATATTCAGTCATTGATTCCTTTCGATTTATCTCATGAAATTGCTGAAAGTGTGAAGAAAACAAACAGACTGGTAGTAATTGATGAAGATGTGGAAGGAGGAACTACAGGATTTATTTTACAACAAATCTTAGAAAAGCAAAAAGCATTCAGATATCTTGATTCAGATCCATTAACCATTTCTGCTAATGATCACAGACCGGCGTATGCAAGTGATGGTGATTACTTCAGTAAACCATCTGCAGATGATATGGTAGAAAAGATTTACGCGATGTTTAACGAAGCTAATCCTCAGAAATATCCTGCGATATTCTAA
- a CDS encoding sterol desaturase family protein, translating into MDFLMSEDGLENVYAWAIPLHATVILAEMIYSHVSEAKLYSGKDLATNIYLALMNFGLDLIMKAFAMGVMFFFYHHRIFSWDLSIWYLLACFVITDFAYYVLHYVDHRSRAFWAVHITHHSSEFFNLTTGFRSPVLQPLYRYLYFSPLAFLGFNPWHIMVAYAIGQVYGTWVHTQTVKSMGFLEHILVTPSHHRVHHACNVKYLDKNMGMCLIIWDKIFGTFEKEDPNVPVKYGIYPKMPDNRPDTVLFYEWRKIWKDLKQPGLTFSDRINYIFNSPGWRHDGTGKTVRQYQKEYFARQAKKKEQKENLEKQVSA; encoded by the coding sequence ATGGATTTTCTTATGAGCGAGGATGGGCTGGAAAATGTGTATGCGTGGGCCATTCCGCTACATGCAACGGTTATTTTAGCTGAAATGATTTATAGCCATGTTTCCGAAGCCAAATTGTATAGTGGTAAAGATCTTGCAACAAACATTTATCTGGCTTTGATGAATTTCGGCCTGGACCTTATCATGAAGGCTTTCGCCATGGGGGTAATGTTTTTCTTTTATCACCATAGGATTTTCTCATGGGATCTTAGCATCTGGTATCTGCTGGCTTGTTTTGTTATTACAGACTTCGCCTATTATGTGTTGCATTATGTAGATCACCGTTCCCGGGCATTCTGGGCGGTTCATATTACCCACCACAGTTCAGAATTTTTTAATCTTACAACAGGCTTCAGAAGCCCTGTGCTGCAGCCGCTTTACCGGTATTTATACTTTTCACCGCTGGCATTCCTGGGGTTCAATCCTTGGCATATTATGGTAGCCTATGCGATCGGACAGGTATATGGAACATGGGTACATACACAAACTGTGAAAAGTATGGGTTTCCTGGAACATATTTTAGTCACACCTTCTCACCACCGTGTGCATCATGCATGTAATGTTAAATATCTTGATAAAAACATGGGCATGTGTCTCATCATCTGGGACAAGATATTCGGAACCTTTGAAAAAGAAGACCCTAATGTTCCCGTAAAATATGGAATCTATCCTAAAATGCCGGATAACAGGCCGGATACCGTGCTTTTTTATGAATGGAGGAAGATCTGGAAAGACCTTAAACAGCCGGGATTGACATTCAGTGACCGCATTAATTACATTTTTAATTCTCCGGGATGGAGACATGATGGAACCGGGAAAACGGTCAGACAATATCAGAAAGAATATTTTGCAAGACAGGCAAAAAAGAAAGAACAAAAGGAAAATCTTGAAAAGCAGGTATCTGCCTAA
- a CDS encoding RNA polymerase sigma factor, whose translation MERELLLECQRNNRNAQRKVYEKMAGRLYSVCRRYLKRDEDIEEVLADTFYKIFMKIGQLRNLDTFDAWARKIAVNECLQKLRTDKALFIPLEESLVNAPEGSTEHISFEKDILNLLNFLPEGCRAIFNLFAIEGYPHKEIAAMLSISEGTSKSQLNFARKKLQELLINQNV comes from the coding sequence ATGGAAAGAGAATTACTATTAGAATGTCAACGTAACAACCGCAATGCGCAGCGGAAAGTTTACGAAAAAATGGCGGGCAGACTGTACTCTGTCTGTAGACGCTATTTAAAAAGAGATGAGGATATTGAAGAGGTATTGGCTGATACCTTCTATAAAATCTTTATGAAAATCGGCCAGCTCCGGAATCTTGATACATTTGATGCATGGGCAAGGAAGATTGCCGTCAATGAATGCCTGCAGAAACTGAGAACAGATAAAGCATTATTTATTCCTTTGGAAGAAAGCCTTGTGAATGCTCCGGAAGGGAGTACAGAGCATATTTCTTTTGAAAAAGACATACTGAATCTTCTCAATTTCCTACCTGAAGGCTGCCGCGCTATTTTTAACCTTTTTGCCATAGAAGGATACCCTCATAAAGAAATTGCAGCGATGCTTTCCATTAGTGAAGGAACATCGAAATCCCAACTCAATTTTGCAAGGAAAAAATTACAGGAACTTTTGATCAACCAGAACGTTTAA
- a CDS encoding winged helix-turn-helix transcriptional regulator, whose product MKKNELMQYSCPLGKAMAALGSKWKPIIVLVIKDRKLRFGELAVRINVISRKVLTDQLREMETDGLVIREEFKELPPRVEYSLTEKGLALLPILYLLEEWEAKYQVKGVHSRDCAILKKEMNKAVNI is encoded by the coding sequence ATGAAAAAGAATGAATTAATGCAATACAGCTGTCCTTTAGGCAAGGCAATGGCCGCATTGGGAAGCAAATGGAAACCTATTATTGTACTGGTGATCAAGGATCGGAAGCTGCGCTTCGGAGAATTAGCAGTACGTATTAATGTCATTTCCAGAAAGGTACTGACCGATCAGCTTAGGGAAATGGAAACGGACGGACTTGTTATCCGTGAAGAATTTAAAGAACTCCCTCCACGAGTGGAATATTCTCTTACAGAAAAAGGATTGGCTTTATTGCCTATTTTATATTTACTGGAAGAATGGGAAGCAAAATATCAGGTGAAAGGAGTACATTCGAGAGATTGTGCTATATTAAAAAAAGAAATGAATAAGGCTGTCAATATTTGA
- a CDS encoding C1 family peptidase: MKNVKIASLLFVLSAGSMMFAQDDLINKLKNNHSQNANFQFTTLKDVGATSVKNQGSSGTCWSYSGNSFLESEMQRMGKKPVDLAEIFTARNSYHDKAKLYVLNNGAISWGDGGELHDVINMYKKYGAVPQDVYSGLKPGQTTNNFKEMQGKLKPVLDSLVQASSKGKLTDNWMDSVDAILDEYLGKVPSNFTYEGKNYTPKTFAKEVVGINPEDYVEISSYKDYPYYQKFVVPIPDNWSHDSDWNVPMKDLTAIIDNAVTKGYSVGWATDVSEPYFSYKNGVAYVPDMDLDQITAENKQTLFTEPKKDKTITEDMRQKALNNLSTTDDHGMHIVGLAKDQTGKEYYMVKNSWGVTNDFAGYLYVTRPYVEYKSTAILVHKNAIPKSILKQLKPTKNIGL; encoded by the coding sequence ATGAAAAATGTAAAAATTGCGTCATTACTTTTTGTTTTGTCTGCAGGAAGTATGATGTTTGCCCAGGATGATCTCATCAACAAATTAAAAAACAATCACTCTCAAAATGCTAATTTCCAATTCACTACGCTAAAGGACGTTGGAGCGACTTCAGTAAAGAACCAGGGTTCATCAGGAACCTGCTGGAGCTATTCAGGAAACTCTTTCCTTGAATCTGAAATGCAGAGAATGGGCAAAAAACCTGTAGATCTTGCTGAAATTTTCACTGCAAGAAATTCATACCATGATAAAGCCAAGCTTTATGTTTTAAATAACGGCGCTATCAGCTGGGGTGACGGTGGTGAACTTCATGATGTCATCAACATGTATAAAAAATACGGAGCGGTTCCGCAGGATGTATATTCAGGGTTAAAACCTGGCCAGACTACGAATAACTTCAAAGAAATGCAGGGTAAATTGAAACCGGTTCTTGACAGCCTTGTTCAGGCTTCATCGAAAGGAAAACTAACCGACAACTGGATGGATTCCGTAGATGCTATTCTTGATGAGTATTTAGGAAAAGTGCCTTCCAACTTTACGTATGAAGGAAAAAATTATACTCCGAAAACATTTGCCAAAGAAGTTGTAGGTATTAATCCTGAAGATTATGTAGAAATCTCTTCTTACAAGGATTATCCGTATTATCAAAAATTTGTAGTTCCGATTCCTGATAACTGGAGCCATGATTCTGACTGGAACGTTCCGATGAAAGACCTTACGGCTATTATTGATAATGCAGTAACCAAAGGCTATTCTGTAGGTTGGGCTACTGATGTTTCTGAACCCTACTTCTCTTACAAAAACGGGGTTGCTTATGTTCCTGATATGGATTTGGACCAGATCACAGCTGAAAACAAGCAAACTTTATTCACAGAGCCCAAAAAAGATAAAACCATCACTGAAGATATGCGCCAGAAGGCACTTAACAACCTTTCTACAACTGATGATCACGGCATGCATATCGTAGGATTGGCAAAAGACCAGACCGGTAAAGAATATTATATGGTGAAAAATTCATGGGGAGTTACCAATGATTTTGCAGGATATCTTTATGTAACCAGACCATATGTGGAATATAAATCAACAGCGATTCTGGTTCACAAAAATGCAATTCCAAAAAGCATTCTGAAGCAATTGAAACCTACTAAAAATATTGGTTTATAA